The genomic DNA ATATGGTAGCTGATCGCTCATTACACTGATATATACCAGTACTCCCAGCCTGCCGTTACTTATTGCTCCAAACTTTTGTTTTTTCAGGTTTTTCTCCTAGCTTCATTCCTGTATTGATAAGCTTCCCCCTTATTTGACTATCCAGGTCAAATCCAGGGGGTATTTTTTTAATATACCAACAAATTTTAGCGTATAGCAGTACGCCGCAAAAATACAAAAGTTCAACAAAACACATGAAACATTTCATTACCTCTGCTGACACAGACAGTGTCCCTCAATTGGTGCAAAAAGCCTTGGATGTAAAACGAAATCCACGCCGCTACGATCAATTGGGGCGTTATAAAACTTTAGGTTTGTTATTTTTCAACCCAAGCCTACGCACTCGCTTAAGTACCCAAAAAGCTGCCCAAAACTTAGGAATGTCGGTAATGGTGATGAATTTTGATAAAGATGGCTGGCAGCTTGAAACCGAAGAAGGAATAGTAATGAACGGTGGTAACGCTGAGCACGTAAAAGAGGCTGCCGCTGTGATAGGACAGTATTGCGACATTGTGGGGTTGCGTACTTTTGCCCGTTTGCAAGATGCTCAAGCCGATTACGAAGAAAAAGTTATTCATCAGTTCAGGCAGTATGCGGGCGTTCCAGTAGTGAGCCTGGAGTCTGAAATAAGGCACCCCCTGCAGTCATTGACCGACTTGTTGACTATAGAGTACCACCGGGCAAAAGCCAAGCTTAGTGGAAGACCCAAAGTAGTATTAAGCTGGGCGCCCCACATCAAGGCATTGCCTCAGGCTGTAGCCAACTCGTTTTTAGAGTGGACGGCACTAATGGACTATGAGGTAATGCTGACCCACCCCACAGGAGCTGAGCTTTCGCCTGAGTTTACCCAAGGTGTAACCATAGAGTACGACCAGAAAAAAGCATTGAAAGGGGCAGATTTTGTGTACATAAAAAATTGGTCGTCTTTTAGTAACTATGGACAAGTAATACAAGCGCCCGACTGGAAAATAACTCAAGAAAAGATGGCTTTGACCAACCGTGCCAAATTGATGCATTGTTTGCCAGTACGTCGCAACCTGGTCATAGATGATGCGGTGCTGGACAGTGCCCAATCAATTGTGATAGAGCAAGCAGGCAACCGCGAAACTGCTGCGCAAACTGTATTGATAGAGTTGCTCAAATACTTGCAAACCCAAGACGAACCCAGCGACCTTGCCCAATCATTGATTTTGTAAATAGACTCATGGAAAAACTCACTATAGTAAAAGTAGGTGGAGGTATATTAGATGAGCCTACTCAACTTGATGCCTTAATTCTTCATTTTGCCCAAATAAACGGCCATAAAATATTGGTGCATGGCGGGGGCAAAGTAGCTACTCAAACTGCCAAAAGGCTAGGCGTAGAAACTCAAATGGTAGATGGCAGACGGCTGACCTCTACCGAAATGCTAGAGGTAGTGGTGATGGTATACGGTGGTTTGGTAAACAAAAGGGTGGTAGCTAAACTTCAGGCTAAACAATGCAATGCTGCGGGGTTTACGGGTGCCGATGCTAACATCATTCTTGCCGAAAAACGCCCCATCAAAACCATTGATTATGGTTGGGTGGGGGATGTAAAAGAAGTAAATACCGAAGTGCTCAAAGGTTTGTTGTCCCAAGGCATTGTTCCGGTAATAGCCCCATTGACCCACGACAAGCAAGGAAATTTGTATAATACCAACGCCGACACGATGGCCTCAGTATTGGCAACAGCACTGAGCAGTTTGTATCAAGTACGTTTGTGGTATTGTTTCGAAAAGCCTGGGGTGCTTGCCAATGCGCAGGATGACAATTCAGTGATTGAGCACCTCTCGACGCAGCTTTACCAAACCTATCAACAGTCAGGGGTGATTACCGATGGCATGCTCCCTAAATTAGACAATGGCTTTGCAGCCTTGCGTCAGGGAGCACAAGAAGTAATTATTGGTACTACTACCGCGCTAGGGGCAGATGCTTTTGCGGGTACCAGGTTAGTATTGTAATGGCTTTTTTATTCGTAATTAGGACTGTACGAAGCCTTGTAAACTTCTGACTATCAGCTATACGTAAGATTTTGTACACTCGTAATTAGCTTACGCAGAGCTCCCTCTGGTCAGCTCAATCATTCGTAATTCGTAATTCTCAAATTCGTAATTAAACCATTCATAATTGACTCACTACAAACAATGTTCAACAAAGAACCCTACATCAACTTATTAAAAGCGCTCATTGCCACCCCTTCGTTTAGTCGTGAAGAAGACAAAACCGCGACTGTCATAGAGCACTTTATCCGGCAACGGGGATTGCCACCCCAGCGGGCAGGCAACAATGTATGGGTAAAGTCGAGCCAGTTTGAGGCAGGCAAGCCTGTAGTATTGCTCAATTCGCATCACGATACGGTAAAACCCGTGCAAGGCTGGCAACGCAATCCGCACGAACCCAATGAGGAAAACGGAACTATTTTTGGCTTGGGCAGCAACGATGCCGGGGCTTCGTTGGTGTCATTGTTGGCAACATTTGTATACCTCAATGCCTTGCCTCATCGAAGCTATAATTTGATTTATGCGGCTACTGCCGAAGAAGAAATTTCGGGTAAAAATGGCATTGCCAGCATTTTGGAGCAATTGGGTACTATAAACCTAGGCGTGGTGGGCGAACCTACCCAAATGCAAATGGCTATAGCCGAAAAAGGTTTGGTAGTGATAGACGGCGAAGCCAAAGGCAAAGCCGGACACGCCGCCAGAAACGAGGGCGAAAATGCCATCTATAAAGCCTTGCAAGACATTCAATGGATACAAAACTATGCCTTCCCTAAAAAATCGGAGTGGTTGGGGGCAGTAAAAGCGACTGTTACCCAAATAGAAGCGGGTTATCAGCACAATGTAGTGCCTGATAGCTGCAAGTTTGTAATTGATGTACGTACTCAGGAATGCTACAGTAACCAAGAGGTAGTAGATGTATTGCAACAACATACCCAAAGCACCCTCACCCCACGTTCGTTGCGGCTCAATTCGTCAGGTATTTCGGTAGACCATCCTATTGTGCAAAAAGGCAAAGCCCTGGGGTTGTCTTGTTATGGTTCGCCTACCTTGTCCGATCAGGCATTGTTGCCTTTTACTACCATCAAAATAGGGGTAGGCGATTCGGCTCGCTCGCATACTGCCAACGAATACATTTTACGCAAAGAAATAGAACAAGGCATTGACACGTATTGCCAGTTGTTGGAAGGGCTGGAAATTTTTAATTAATTACGAGTTGAACAATTACGAATGGATCAATTACGAATTACGAATGGACGCAAAGCTTTTTAATTACGAATTACGAATGCTTCAATTACGAATGGACGCTAAAAACTAGTGTCTACTGACTCCGGACTAAATTATGAGTGGCTTCGCCCAATTCGTAATTCGTAATTCGTAATTCTCAAATTCGTAATTATTAAACTGACTCCGGACTAAATTATGAGTGGCTTCGCCCAATTCGTAATTCGTAATTCGTAATTCTCAAATTCGTAATTCTTAAACTGACTCCGGACTAAATTATGAGTGGCTTCGCCCAATTCGTAATTCGTAATTCTTAAACTGACTCCGGACTAAATTATGAGTGGCTTCGCCCAATTCGTAATTAGCTTACGCAGAGCTCCCTACGGTCGGTTCGTAATTCGTAATTCTCAAATTGACTCTGGGCTAAATTACGAATGGCTTCGCCCAATTCGTAATTCGTAATTCTCAAATTCGTAATTCTCAAACAGATGCAAAGCGCAGCTAAAAACTATTAACTAAAATAAAACTATGGCAAAACTCTGGGATAAAGGTACCAATAGCCACACTGAGGCAACCCAATTGATAGAAAACTTTACGGTAGGCAAAGACCGTGAACTGGATGTGTGGCTGGCACCTTTTGATGTGCTGGGCTCAGTGGCACACATTCGAATGCTCGAAAGCATAGGTTTGCTCGATACAACAGAGCTTACCCAACTTGTGGTGGCTTTGGCAGATATTTATCAGGCAGCACAATCGGGTAACTTTATTATTGAGGCAGGCATTGAAGATGTACACTCACAGGTAGAGATGATGCTTACCCAAAAACTGGGCGATGTAGGTAAGAAAATTCACAGTGGACGCTCACGCAACGACCAGGTATTGCTTGACCTGAAGCTGTATATGCGGCACGAGATCAAAGAAGTTGTGCAACTTACTACTGCTTTGTTTGAACAATTGATGCAGCTAAGCGACCAACATAAAAATACCTTGTTGCCTGGCTACACCCACTTGCAAGTAGCCATGCCCTCATCGTTTGGGTTGTGGTTTGGGGCTTACGCCGAAAGCCTGACCGACGACTTGTTGTTGCTACAGGCAGTTTACCGCATTGCCAACCAAAACCCTTTGGGCTCGGCGGCGGGTTATGGTTCTTCGTTTCCGCTTGACCGCCAAATGACGACTGACTTGTTGGGTTTTGAGCGGCTCAACTACAACGTGGTATATGCGCAAATGGGCAGGGGCAAGGTAGAAAAAAATGTGGCGTTTGCTTTGGGAGCCATTGGGGGTTCGTTGGCAAAAATGGCAATGGATGTATGCCTATACATGAACCAAAATTTTGGTTTTATTACTTTTCCCGATCACCTCACCACCGGGTCGAGCATTATGCCTCACAAAAAAAACCCAGACGTGTTTGAACTCATTCGTGCCAAAGGCAATAAGCTACAGGCACTCTCCAATGAGATATTGATGATTACCGCCAACTTGCCTTCAGGCTATCACCGCGACTTGCAGTTGATCAAAGAAAACTTCTTGCCTGCTTTTGCTGACCTTAAGGCTTGTTTGCAAATCGCTACCTATATGTTTCAACATATTCAAATCAAAGAGGATATTCTCAAAAGTGAAAAGTACAAGTATTTGTTCAGCGTAGAAGAAGTAAACAAACAAGTGTTAGCAGGTACCCCTTTTCGTGAGGCCTATAAAAACGTAGGGTTGGCAATAGACGCAGGTAACTTTGACCCTGACCAAAGCATTGCCCATACCCATATAGGCAGCATTGGCAACCCTGGCAACCAACAGGTACAGCAAAAAATGCAGCATATCGTTCAAAGCTTTGATTTTGCCAGCGTTACTCAGGCTTTAGACAGGCTTTGGGAGCTGTAGTGGGCAAGAACGTAAGTGATCTGAGGTAGGGTAAGGGCATACCTGTCTGGTTTTAAAATACTGGCAGGTATAAATTTTCTCAAAGTTCGGCAATGTTTGAATTGTGAGACAGCCTTAGGAATGGTGTAAAAATAAAGTTCTATAGTAACGCCAAAATATTTTGTTGGCAGGAGAGGCAGGGCAATATCCAGTGGATGTTGAGCCAGCCCTGCGGGACGGCGTCATAGCAGCGCTACGGCAAGTTTTTTTAACGAATTCTGTCAGCGAAAGATGACGTTAAAAATGTAAATTTATTTTGGTACTATTCCTTAGAAAAATAATGATGCATAGGGAGGAAAGATCATCTGTAAACTACTTACAGCTCTGACTTATCAGGGAAAAATAATTTTTGTCCATTCCTCCACTACAGTTTTTGTTAAATTTCATCAAGCTCATGTTGCTTTTATCCATTTCTGCTATTAACTTATAGAGGTGAAAGTTTTATTTTTCAATCACACGTTTGACAAAACAAACTACACCCCTGCCAATGTGTACTTGCTAAAAGCTTATCAGGCGACAACATCATTTACCAACCAGTGCTTTATATTATTTAAGTTATATAGCAAACACTTAATATGATAACTCATGTCTACTGTTCAACTATCGGATGAAAGCAATAAGTATTTTTCTTCGTTTTATGACGAAGAACTGAAGTTGTATGAACTTGTTTGGCACAAAGCAAGCGAATATATGGAAGAGCACGAGTACAAAGCGCTCATGCAGGCAGATCGTGATAAGGTGTTGAAAAACTATGAGCAGTTAAACTTTATTTTGATCAATCTTACCGAAAGGTTAGACACCATGTCGCCCGAATTGCAGGAGTGGTCAAGTAAAAATGTATCAGTATATATTTTTGAAAAATACAATATACTCAAAGTTGCCGTTGTAAATAGTCGGGATTTTTCTACTCAGTTTTCGCTTGAGCAGGCATTAGAGGAAGACAAGGAAAGCGAAAATATTACCAAGTATTTTGACAAAGCAGAAGATGCAAAAGCTTGGTTATTCAATGTTGACAAATAAAATCGTGTTCGTTGGTTTATTCCTGAAAAAGTAACTTATTTGTGTGGTCACAAACCAAGGAATACCTTCATAACCTAATTAGTATGCATTATGGCTGACTGGAAAAAAGCTCTACAGGTAATGGCAGATAAAAAAAGACCCAAAGAAGACTTTCCTTTGATGGGGTATGAGGTGTACACCCCCTCTACTAACCCCTCTTTTCCTGCTGAACTGCCCCATTCTGATGATATTATTACCTTTTACGAGTTGTGTGATGGAGGTATGCTGGGCGATCTTATCTGGTTTCAATTGTATGAACTTCCTCAAAAAAACTCTTTTTGGCAAATGTCACTCAAAGACATTTACCCCAACAACCTCCCTCCAATTTTTGCTGAAATACACTTGGTAGTGGCTGAAAACACCCAAGAGTTCCCCCTGATTTGGGACAAAAGCACCAATCAGCTAGACTTGTTTGATATGAACAAGCTGGAGTGGGTACGTACCCGCAAGCATTTTGACGAATTTATGTGCGAACTGTTTGATGCTGAAGTTCAATCAGTGTTGGACGACTCGTGGGGTACTGCGCTTATTCAACTTGAGCGCATGCTATAATGGGGCAAAAACGCTTGATAATCCACACTTCTTTTAAAAAAATGTTCTTGGCTGTAATGTATGGAGGTTTGATTCGTCTCTCTTTATACAATCATTGATTTATCAAAACCATATACACCCATGTATAAAGTAAAAACAGTTATTATTTTAGGAATTTTAGCCTTGGTGTGTCAGGCACAAGCACAAGAAGTAAAAGAAAAAAAGATGGCCTTTGATGGCGCCCGCTCGGTATATCTTCACTTATCGCTGGGCAACAGCATTACGGTAAAAGGGTGGAACAAAAACGAGGTATATGTAAAAACTTCGGTAGAGATCAACGGAGGCAAACTCAATAAAGCCTTAAGTATGTCTTATGAGAAACTAGGAGATGAAATTGTTATAAAGTCGAAGTTAGATTACGACCTTTTGAAAAAAGGTAAAAAAGAAGACTGCAGCGACAACTACCACAACTATAGCTCAAGTGTAAACGGGGAACGTTTTTATACTTGCTACAAAATCACCCATGAGATAATGATGCCCCGAAATGCCGCGTTGAGGGTCAAAACTATTAATAATAAAATAAATCTTGAAAGTTTGACGGGCAATCTTAAAATAAATACTGTAAATGGCAGTATCAATATGACAGCGCAAAGCATACAACCTAGCCAAGCGCTGAAGTTTAACACCGTAAACGGGAAAATTGATTTAACAGTACCTGCCAGTGCCAACACACAAGTGAAAATGTCTACAGTCAACGGACGAATTTATAGCCATTTTGAGGTGCCTCAAAAAACTAAAAATGGCATGCGTAGAATAGGAGGAAATAGGTATAACCAACGTGTAAAACTTACATTAGGCGACGGTGCTGCGTCTACCGTGCTCTCTACAGTCAATGGTCGTATTTATTTGCGTAAAGGTAAATAAAAGTGCCAGTAAGACTAAGAAAGAGGACTTCCTTATAAAGCCCAAGCATTTAAAAAGGAGGGTACTTTGAAAGTTTAGGTTTACCTAATTACTTAGCAAAAAAAACGGGACTAATCAATGATTAGTCCCGTTGTTGTCTAAAACATAAAACAAATAAAACGTAGATCAAGCCTATTACAAGCAATTTTTATTATGCTGATTATTTGTCCTCTGAACTACAAAAAACCAGATAGGTTGTGTTAAAAAAAAGTTGAAAAACTTGAGCAATCTTACTTATCAAACGCTGTTTATGCGTTGGTTATTATTATTTATTAAAGGCATGTGTTAGCTAATGTACTTTAACTTCCCCCATACTTAAGTCAAAAATAAGGAAAACAACTAATAATTAGGCGAGATACCAGATAATAATATAAACTATAGTTCAAACAGCGGGCTAAGTAGTGTTGAAACAAACTTTCCAAACACTCCCCAAACACTCCCCTTCTCAGGTAAAAACCCACCCTTCAGCGAGTAAATCCAAACTACCACCGTTTTTATGAGTATATTGATTGACTGAAGCACCCTTTGATTAATACTTGATTATCTTTAATCACTGTATTTTACTACCAATGATTGAAGTATATTTGTAACTATTTATATGAATAAACCCTTGTCTTTTGTCCTCAATGTAAACAACCGTTTGTATACCCACCTTTTGTTTTGGCTGGTATATTATATATACAGGGTAGGTTTATACATTGATGTGTATGATTATACGCATTTTGTGCAGTTTTTTGAGTTATTCGCCAAAGCCTTTGCCGTATACCTGAACCTATATGTGTGGATGCCCTACTTGCTCAAAAAAAAACGTAACTTTGCTTATGGGGTAAGCTT from Microscilla marina ATCC 23134 includes the following:
- a CDS encoding N-acetylornithine carbamoyltransferase; this translates as MKHFITSADTDSVPQLVQKALDVKRNPRRYDQLGRYKTLGLLFFNPSLRTRLSTQKAAQNLGMSVMVMNFDKDGWQLETEEGIVMNGGNAEHVKEAAAVIGQYCDIVGLRTFARLQDAQADYEEKVIHQFRQYAGVPVVSLESEIRHPLQSLTDLLTIEYHRAKAKLSGRPKVVLSWAPHIKALPQAVANSFLEWTALMDYEVMLTHPTGAELSPEFTQGVTIEYDQKKALKGADFVYIKNWSSFSNYGQVIQAPDWKITQEKMALTNRAKLMHCLPVRRNLVIDDAVLDSAQSIVIEQAGNRETAAQTVLIELLKYLQTQDEPSDLAQSLIL
- the argB gene encoding acetylglutamate kinase, whose amino-acid sequence is MEKLTIVKVGGGILDEPTQLDALILHFAQINGHKILVHGGGKVATQTAKRLGVETQMVDGRRLTSTEMLEVVVMVYGGLVNKRVVAKLQAKQCNAAGFTGADANIILAEKRPIKTIDYGWVGDVKEVNTEVLKGLLSQGIVPVIAPLTHDKQGNLYNTNADTMASVLATALSSLYQVRLWYCFEKPGVLANAQDDNSVIEHLSTQLYQTYQQSGVITDGMLPKLDNGFAALRQGAQEVIIGTTTALGADAFAGTRLVL
- a CDS encoding M20 family metallo-hydrolase, which translates into the protein MFNKEPYINLLKALIATPSFSREEDKTATVIEHFIRQRGLPPQRAGNNVWVKSSQFEAGKPVVLLNSHHDTVKPVQGWQRNPHEPNEENGTIFGLGSNDAGASLVSLLATFVYLNALPHRSYNLIYAATAEEEISGKNGIASILEQLGTINLGVVGEPTQMQMAIAEKGLVVIDGEAKGKAGHAARNEGENAIYKALQDIQWIQNYAFPKKSEWLGAVKATVTQIEAGYQHNVVPDSCKFVIDVRTQECYSNQEVVDVLQQHTQSTLTPRSLRLNSSGISVDHPIVQKGKALGLSCYGSPTLSDQALLPFTTIKIGVGDSARSHTANEYILRKEIEQGIDTYCQLLEGLEIFN
- the argH gene encoding argininosuccinate lyase codes for the protein MAKLWDKGTNSHTEATQLIENFTVGKDRELDVWLAPFDVLGSVAHIRMLESIGLLDTTELTQLVVALADIYQAAQSGNFIIEAGIEDVHSQVEMMLTQKLGDVGKKIHSGRSRNDQVLLDLKLYMRHEIKEVVQLTTALFEQLMQLSDQHKNTLLPGYTHLQVAMPSSFGLWFGAYAESLTDDLLLLQAVYRIANQNPLGSAAGYGSSFPLDRQMTTDLLGFERLNYNVVYAQMGRGKVEKNVAFALGAIGGSLAKMAMDVCLYMNQNFGFITFPDHLTTGSSIMPHKKNPDVFELIRAKGNKLQALSNEILMITANLPSGYHRDLQLIKENFLPAFADLKACLQIATYMFQHIQIKEDILKSEKYKYLFSVEEVNKQVLAGTPFREAYKNVGLAIDAGNFDPDQSIAHTHIGSIGNPGNQQVQQKMQHIVQSFDFASVTQALDRLWEL
- a CDS encoding DUF4097 family beta strand repeat-containing protein is translated as MYKVKTVIILGILALVCQAQAQEVKEKKMAFDGARSVYLHLSLGNSITVKGWNKNEVYVKTSVEINGGKLNKALSMSYEKLGDEIVIKSKLDYDLLKKGKKEDCSDNYHNYSSSVNGERFYTCYKITHEIMMPRNAALRVKTINNKINLESLTGNLKINTVNGSINMTAQSIQPSQALKFNTVNGKIDLTVPASANTQVKMSTVNGRIYSHFEVPQKTKNGMRRIGGNRYNQRVKLTLGDGAASTVLSTVNGRIYLRKGK